A genomic stretch from Rhodomicrobium vannielii ATCC 17100 includes:
- a CDS encoding S49 family peptidase has product MRDLPFLVSKLFGTPHLIRQSKLDQILTGLAPVISGAAPKRTRLADDDIEALGLITQSGPRLEGNIAVLPIMGTLVRRLSWIEAESGLTSYKTITDDITQLMLDPYIRGVILEIDSYGGEAGGVFDLADFIRKIQRQTGKPIYAHANENAASAAYAIACAAEKVWVARTGEVGSIGVICAHLDQSQADEKAGLRWTFISAGERKTWGNPHEPLGDEARARVQADVDWLYDEFVKTVARYRGMRPADIRATKADVFRGEDAVGVGLADASGTLDECFDVLSRRLRG; this is encoded by the coding sequence GTGCGCGATTTGCCTTTCCTCGTTTCCAAGCTATTTGGGACGCCGCACCTGATTCGGCAGTCAAAGCTTGATCAAATCCTCACCGGCCTCGCACCCGTCATAAGCGGGGCCGCACCCAAGAGGACTCGGCTTGCAGATGACGACATCGAAGCGCTCGGCCTGATCACACAGAGCGGTCCACGGCTCGAGGGCAATATTGCGGTGCTGCCTATCATGGGCACGCTCGTGCGCCGCCTGTCATGGATAGAAGCGGAATCCGGCCTCACGTCTTACAAGACAATCACGGACGACATCACTCAGTTGATGCTCGATCCATACATTCGCGGCGTCATCCTCGAAATCGACAGCTACGGGGGCGAAGCCGGCGGCGTGTTCGACCTGGCCGACTTCATCCGTAAAATCCAACGTCAGACCGGCAAGCCGATCTACGCGCATGCGAACGAGAATGCCGCGAGCGCAGCTTATGCCATCGCATGCGCTGCCGAGAAGGTTTGGGTTGCTCGCACCGGCGAGGTCGGCAGCATCGGAGTGATTTGCGCGCACCTCGACCAATCGCAAGCGGACGAAAAGGCGGGATTGCGCTGGACGTTCATTTCTGCGGGCGAACGAAAAACGTGGGGCAACCCGCACGAGCCGCTCGGCGACGAGGCCAGGGCACGCGTTCAGGCCGATGTTGACTGGCTTTACGATGAGTTCGTGAAGACCGTTGCACGCTACCGCGGGATGCGGCCGGCCGACATACGCGCCACGAAGGCCGATGTGTTCCGTGGTGAAGACGCGGTGGGTGTCGGGCTCGCTGACGCCTCTGGGACACTGGACGAATGCTTTGACGTGCTCAGTAGAAGGCTGCGCGGTTGA
- the tnpC gene encoding IS66 family transposase: protein MILAERAARLSAEAVAARARAATSSTDALIAHLRLEIEKLRRVLYGSRSEHKARLLEQMELQLEELETAAAEDELLAETATARTQGTPSSTRKHPSRKPFPAHLPRERVVLPAPTCCPSCGSTKLSKLGEDVTETLEVVPRRWKVIQTVREKFSCRCCEAIAQPPAPFHATPRGFAGPGLLAMILFEKFGQHQPLNRQSERYAREGVELSVSTLADQVGSCMAALQPLQALIEAHVLSAERLFGDDTTVPILAKGKTVTGRIWTYVRDDRPFGGTAPPAALYYASRDRRQEHPESHLRDFAGILQADAYSGYNGLYDPAREKGAIVSALCWAHARRQFFELADIAANAKRGKQAPAISPIALEAVKRIDALFDIERSINGLPASERLRVRQKQSAPLLADLKTSLGEERSRLSRSASVARPIDYLLKRWDRFAAFLGDGRICLSNNSAERALRGFALGRKSWLFAGSDRGADRAAFMMTMIMTAKLNGIDPMAWLADVLARIAGQPQSRLHELLPWEWKQPGLQLAA from the coding sequence ATGATCCTCGCCGAGCGCGCCGCCCGCCTTTCCGCCGAGGCCGTTGCGGCTCGCGCTCGCGCGGCGACATCCAGCACGGACGCGCTGATCGCTCATCTGAGGCTCGAGATCGAGAAGCTGCGGCGGGTGCTTTACGGTAGCCGCTCGGAGCACAAGGCGCGGCTCCTGGAGCAGATGGAGCTTCAGCTCGAAGAGCTGGAGACAGCCGCGGCCGAGGACGAGCTTCTCGCCGAGACAGCCACAGCCCGGACGCAAGGCACGCCATCCTCTACGCGCAAGCATCCATCGCGCAAGCCTTTCCCGGCGCATCTGCCGCGCGAGCGCGTGGTGCTCCCGGCGCCGACATGTTGTCCGTCTTGCGGCTCGACGAAGCTGTCGAAGCTCGGCGAGGACGTCACCGAGACGCTCGAGGTTGTTCCGCGCCGCTGGAAAGTCATCCAAACGGTGCGCGAGAAGTTCTCCTGCCGGTGCTGCGAGGCGATCGCGCAACCGCCGGCGCCCTTTCATGCAACGCCGCGCGGTTTTGCCGGGCCGGGCCTTTTGGCCATGATCTTGTTCGAGAAGTTCGGCCAGCACCAGCCTCTCAACCGGCAAAGCGAGCGGTATGCGCGCGAAGGCGTCGAACTTTCCGTCTCGACGCTGGCCGATCAGGTTGGGTCCTGCATGGCGGCGCTGCAACCGCTCCAGGCGCTGATCGAGGCCCATGTTCTTTCGGCCGAACGGTTGTTTGGCGACGACACGACGGTGCCGATCCTGGCGAAAGGCAAGACAGTCACCGGCCGCATCTGGACCTATGTCAGAGACGATCGCCCTTTTGGCGGGACCGCGCCGCCGGCCGCGCTTTACTACGCTTCGCGAGACCGAAGGCAGGAGCATCCCGAGAGCCATCTTCGAGACTTCGCCGGCATTTTGCAGGCCGACGCCTATAGCGGCTATAACGGGCTTTACGATCCGGCGCGCGAAAAAGGCGCCATCGTCTCGGCGCTGTGCTGGGCGCACGCCAGGCGCCAGTTCTTCGAACTGGCTGACATCGCCGCCAACGCGAAGCGCGGCAAACAGGCGCCGGCCATCTCCCCGATTGCGCTGGAAGCGGTCAAGCGCATCGACGCGCTGTTCGACATCGAGCGCTCCATCAACGGCCTTCCCGCCAGCGAGCGCCTGCGCGTGCGCCAGAAGCAAAGCGCGCCGCTTCTGGCCGATCTGAAAACCTCGCTTGGCGAGGAGCGCTCGCGATTGTCGCGCTCGGCTTCCGTCGCCAGGCCCATCGATTATCTGCTCAAGCGCTGGGATCGGTTCGCCGCTTTCCTTGGCGACGGCCGCATCTGCCTGAGCAACAACTCGGCCGAACGAGCGCTGAGAGGTTTTGCGCTCGGAAGAAAGTCGTGGCTCTTCGCCGGTTCAGATCGCGGCGCCGACCGGGCCGCCTTTATGATGACGATGATCATGACGGCCAAACTCAACGGCATCGATCCGATGGCTTGGCTGGCCGATGTGCTCGCCCGCATCGCAGGCCAGCCGCAAAGCCGACTCCATGAGCTGCTGCCCTGGGAATGGAAGCAGCCCGGCTTGCAACTGGCGGCGTAG
- the tnpB gene encoding IS66 family insertion sequence element accessory protein TnpB (TnpB, as the term is used for proteins encoded by IS66 family insertion elements, is considered an accessory protein, since TnpC, encoded by a neighboring gene, is a DDE family transposase.) produces MIPVPTGVRVWLATGHTDMRRGFPSLSLQVQEVLQRDPLSGHLFCFRGRRGDLLKVIWHDGQGACLFTKRLEKGRFLWPSPADGAISISPAQLGYLLSGIDWRNPQKTWRPTSVG; encoded by the coding sequence ATGATCCCGGTTCCGACCGGCGTGCGGGTGTGGCTGGCGACGGGTCACACCGATATGCGCAGGGGCTTCCCGTCGCTGTCCTTGCAGGTCCAGGAGGTTTTGCAGCGCGATCCTTTGAGCGGCCATCTGTTTTGCTTTCGCGGCCGCCGGGGCGATCTTCTGAAGGTGATCTGGCATGACGGCCAGGGCGCCTGCCTTTTTACGAAGCGTCTGGAGAAAGGCCGGTTCTTGTGGCCGAGCCCGGCTGACGGCGCGATCTCGATTTCGCCCGCGCAGCTTGGCTATCTGCTCTCCGGGATCGATTGGCGCAATCCGCAAAAAACCTGGAGACCGACTTCGGTTGGCTGA
- the tnpA gene encoding IS66-like element accessory protein TnpA, giving the protein MSGDTFARRYSVVADTRRRWSEDEKQAIIAEALQPGVNVSAVARRHGIKPSLLFRWRKLAKNDEKPEPAPAFLPVSLTAPGKSRDTIYDHSASDAPAADNRIEIELLNGRRVRVGPGADMGALKRILDIADGRRP; this is encoded by the coding sequence ATGTCTGGAGATACTTTTGCCCGCCGGTATTCCGTAGTTGCTGATACCCGGCGCCGCTGGAGCGAGGACGAGAAGCAGGCGATCATCGCCGAGGCTTTGCAGCCCGGCGTGAATGTGTCAGCGGTCGCCCGCAGGCATGGGATCAAGCCAAGCCTTCTGTTTCGTTGGCGGAAGCTGGCCAAGAACGACGAGAAGCCAGAGCCCGCACCGGCATTCCTGCCGGTCTCTCTGACGGCGCCAGGGAAGAGCCGCGACACGATCTACGATCACAGCGCCAGTGACGCGCCCGCCGCCGATAATCGCATCGAGATCGAGCTTTTGAACGGGCGGCGCGTGCGGGTTGGCCCCGGCGCCGACATGGGCGCGTTGAAGCGCATTCTCGATATTGCCGACGGGAGGAGACCATGA